From the genome of Phycodurus eques isolate BA_2022a chromosome 22, UOR_Pequ_1.1, whole genome shotgun sequence, one region includes:
- the pyroxd1 gene encoding pyridine nucleotide-disulfide oxidoreductase domain-containing protein 1 isoform X2, giving the protein MTDRIRKTFKCVVVGGGIAGVTCVEQLSSRLPSTDVALITAGPHIKAVTNYKQVAKVLEEFDVEEQPPSVLQEKFPNLTVIPSAVNTLHTQSHLVETADGHVYGYEKLCICSGARPKLLTQGKPYVLGIRDTDSAQEFQTQLTQAKRIVVIGNGGIALELVYEVEGCEVIWAVKDSAIGNTFFDAGAAQFLIPSLGADKPERAAPCKRARYTTEDPTAGEAQTFTADRHMRGRDSGPTEAGSALGPDWHQGLVLKGAERASRRVSVEYQCEVEQIFTSEEMLNSQSQTHKPDTGTWPVYVRLTNGKTFGCDFVVSATGVTPNTEPFLHGNNFALADDGGLRIDDHMVTSEPDVYAAGDVCTACWEHSPLWQQMRLWTQARQMGWHAGRCMAARVLSEAIELDFCFELFSHITKFFNYKVVLLGKFNAQGLGSDYELLLRCTKGQEYVKVVLQGGRMVGAVLIGETDLEETFENLILNQMDLTAYGEDLLNPNVDIEDYFD; this is encoded by the exons ATGACAGATAGAATACGGAAAACGTTCAAATGTGTCGTCGTCGGAGGTGGCATCGCGGGGGTGACGTGTGTTGAGCAG TTGTCATCCCGTTTACCGTCAACTGACGTCGCCCTGATTACCGCAGGCCCGCACATCAAGGCAGTGACCAACTACAAACAG GTGGCCAAGGTTCTGGAagagtttgatgtggaggagcaaccACCCAGTGTTCTGCAGGAGAAATTCCCCAACTTGACTGTCATCCCCTCTGCCGTTAACACactgcacacacaatcacac TTGGTCGAAACTGCAGATGGACACGTTTATGGCTACGAGAAGCTCTGCATCTGCAGCGGTGCCAGACCAAAGCTGCTAACCCAGGGCAAGCCATATGTGCTGGGAATTCGGGACACGGACAGTGCCCAG GAGTTTCAGACGCAGTTAACTCAAGCTAAGAGGATAGTCGTGATTGGAAATGGAGGGATTGCCTTGGAGTTAGT GTATGAGGTGGAGGGTTGCGAGGTGATCTGGGCCGTGAAGGACAGCGCCATCGGAAACACCTTCTTCGACGCGGGAGCGGCGCAGTTCCTCATCCCGTCGCTGGGCGCCGACAAGCCGGAGCGAGCCGCTCCCTGCAAGAGGGCTCGCTACACCACGGAAGACCCGACAGCCGGCGAGGCTCAGACCTTCACGGCAG ATCGACACATGCGAGGGCGCGACTCTGGTCCCACGGAGGCTGGCAGTGCACTCGGTCCAGACTGGCATCAGGGGCTCGTTCTCAAAGGAGCAGAGCGG GCATCCCGTAGAGTTTCAGTGGAATATCAGTGTGAGGTGGAACAGATCTTCACCTCTGAGGAGATGCTCAATTCCCAATCCCAAACACACAAACCCGATACCG GAACCTGGCCAGTTTATGTCCGGCTGACTAACGGCAAGACGTTTGGGTGCGACTTTGTCGTGAGTGCCACAGGTGTCACGCCGAACACGGAGCCATTTCTCCACGGCAACAAT TTCGCACTGGCAGACGATGGCGGCCTCCGAATAGACGACCACATGGTGACGTCGGAACCGGACGTCTACGCCGCTGGAGACGTGTGCACGGCATGCTGGGAGCACAGCCCACTGTGGCAACAG ATGCGTTTGTGGACGCAGGCTCGTCAGATGGGCTGGCACGCCGGCCGCTGCATGGCTGCACGCGTGCTGTCCGAAGCCATAGAGCTGGACTTCTGCTTCGAGCTTTTCTCCCACATAACTAAATTCTTCAACTACAAG GTGGTGCTGCTCGGAAAGTTTAATGCGCAGGGGTTGGGGTCCGACTATGAGCTGCTGCTGCGCTGCACCAAAGGCCAGGAGTATGTCAAG GTGGTTTTACAAGGGGGCAGGATGGTCGGAGCGGTTCTCATCGGGGAAACCGACTTAGAGGAGACCTTTGAGAACCTCATCTTGAACCAGATGGATCTCACAGCATACGGGGAGGACCTGCTTAACCCCAACGTTGATATAGAGGACTACTTCGATTGA
- the pyroxd1 gene encoding pyridine nucleotide-disulfide oxidoreductase domain-containing protein 1 isoform X1, with protein MTDRIRKTFKCVVVGGGIAGVTCVEQLSSRLPSTDVALITAGPHIKAVTNYKQVAKVLEEFDVEEQPPSVLQEKFPNLTVIPSAVNTLHTQSHLVETADGHVYGYEKLCICSGARPKLLTQGKPYVLGIRDTDSAQEFQTQLTQAKRIVVIGNGGIALELVYEVEGCEVIWAVKDSAIGNTFFDAGAAQFLIPSLGADKPERAAPCKRARYTTEDPTAGEAQTFTADRHMRGRDSGPTEAGSALGPDWHQGLVLKGAERASRRVSVEYQCEVEQIFTSEEMLNSQSQTHKPDTEGTWPVYVRLTNGKTFGCDFVVSATGVTPNTEPFLHGNNFALADDGGLRIDDHMVTSEPDVYAAGDVCTACWEHSPLWQQMRLWTQARQMGWHAGRCMAARVLSEAIELDFCFELFSHITKFFNYKVVLLGKFNAQGLGSDYELLLRCTKGQEYVKVVLQGGRMVGAVLIGETDLEETFENLILNQMDLTAYGEDLLNPNVDIEDYFD; from the exons ATGACAGATAGAATACGGAAAACGTTCAAATGTGTCGTCGTCGGAGGTGGCATCGCGGGGGTGACGTGTGTTGAGCAG TTGTCATCCCGTTTACCGTCAACTGACGTCGCCCTGATTACCGCAGGCCCGCACATCAAGGCAGTGACCAACTACAAACAG GTGGCCAAGGTTCTGGAagagtttgatgtggaggagcaaccACCCAGTGTTCTGCAGGAGAAATTCCCCAACTTGACTGTCATCCCCTCTGCCGTTAACACactgcacacacaatcacac TTGGTCGAAACTGCAGATGGACACGTTTATGGCTACGAGAAGCTCTGCATCTGCAGCGGTGCCAGACCAAAGCTGCTAACCCAGGGCAAGCCATATGTGCTGGGAATTCGGGACACGGACAGTGCCCAG GAGTTTCAGACGCAGTTAACTCAAGCTAAGAGGATAGTCGTGATTGGAAATGGAGGGATTGCCTTGGAGTTAGT GTATGAGGTGGAGGGTTGCGAGGTGATCTGGGCCGTGAAGGACAGCGCCATCGGAAACACCTTCTTCGACGCGGGAGCGGCGCAGTTCCTCATCCCGTCGCTGGGCGCCGACAAGCCGGAGCGAGCCGCTCCCTGCAAGAGGGCTCGCTACACCACGGAAGACCCGACAGCCGGCGAGGCTCAGACCTTCACGGCAG ATCGACACATGCGAGGGCGCGACTCTGGTCCCACGGAGGCTGGCAGTGCACTCGGTCCAGACTGGCATCAGGGGCTCGTTCTCAAAGGAGCAGAGCGG GCATCCCGTAGAGTTTCAGTGGAATATCAGTGTGAGGTGGAACAGATCTTCACCTCTGAGGAGATGCTCAATTCCCAATCCCAAACACACAAACCCGATACCG AAGGAACCTGGCCAGTTTATGTCCGGCTGACTAACGGCAAGACGTTTGGGTGCGACTTTGTCGTGAGTGCCACAGGTGTCACGCCGAACACGGAGCCATTTCTCCACGGCAACAAT TTCGCACTGGCAGACGATGGCGGCCTCCGAATAGACGACCACATGGTGACGTCGGAACCGGACGTCTACGCCGCTGGAGACGTGTGCACGGCATGCTGGGAGCACAGCCCACTGTGGCAACAG ATGCGTTTGTGGACGCAGGCTCGTCAGATGGGCTGGCACGCCGGCCGCTGCATGGCTGCACGCGTGCTGTCCGAAGCCATAGAGCTGGACTTCTGCTTCGAGCTTTTCTCCCACATAACTAAATTCTTCAACTACAAG GTGGTGCTGCTCGGAAAGTTTAATGCGCAGGGGTTGGGGTCCGACTATGAGCTGCTGCTGCGCTGCACCAAAGGCCAGGAGTATGTCAAG GTGGTTTTACAAGGGGGCAGGATGGTCGGAGCGGTTCTCATCGGGGAAACCGACTTAGAGGAGACCTTTGAGAACCTCATCTTGAACCAGATGGATCTCACAGCATACGGGGAGGACCTGCTTAACCCCAACGTTGATATAGAGGACTACTTCGATTGA
- the LOC133397385 gene encoding islet amyloid polypeptide translates to MYHPRVAAFVLMLSVLLRCIAAAPSKRHSSSSSFSDVESALPDGEEWSLPMFPFSNPFLSLMATRSQQGDTNSHSVQKRKCNTATCVTQRLADFLVRSSNTIGTVYAPTNVGSATYGKRDLLLPPNYSLPL, encoded by the exons ATGTATCACCCGAGGGTGGCCGCATTCGTCTTAATGCTGTCTGTATTGCTGCGTTGCATCGCCGCGGCCCCGAGCAAGAG ACACTCGAGTTCCAGCTCGTTCAGCGACGTGGAGAGCGCTCTGCCCGATGGCGAAGAATGGTCCTTGCCCATGTTCCCCTTCTCCAACCCTTTCCTCAGCCTCATGGCCACACGATCCCAACAAGGAGATACGAACAG TCACTCCGTCCAAAAGAGAAAGTGCAACACGGCCACCTGTGTCACCCAAAGACTAGCAGACTTTCTGGTGCGTTCCAGTAATACCATCGGTACCGTGTACGCGCCAACCAACGTGGGATCTGCCACCTATGGCAAGAGGGACCTACTTCTGCCTCCCAACTACTCCCTCCCTCTCTAG